One Pempheris klunzingeri isolate RE-2024b chromosome 22, fPemKlu1.hap1, whole genome shotgun sequence DNA segment encodes these proteins:
- the LOC139221686 gene encoding shaker-related potassium channel tsha2, with amino-acid sequence MTVVPGENLDETVALAALSAQDVYDPERAENQDCCERVVINISGLRFETQLKTLAQFPSTLLGDPRKRMRFFDPLRNEYFFDRNRPSFDAILYYYQSGGRLRRPVNVPVDIFMEEIKFYELGEEVIENFKEDEGFIKEEERPLPENEFQRQVWLLFEYPESSGPARGIAIVSVLVILISIVIFCLETLPEFREEARGFDEQLQVNGTARAKKPNPFTDPFFIVETLCIIWFSFELLVRFLACPSKPAFFKNIMNTIDIVAIMPYFITLGLELAEHQGNGQQAMSLAILRVIRLVRVFRIFKLSRHSKGLQILGKTLQASMRELGLLIFFLFIGVILFSSAVYFAETDDPDSGFSSIPDAFWWAVVSMTTVGYGDMCPVTIGGKIVGSLCAIAGVLTIALPVPVIVSNFNYFYHRETEHEEQFQYTHVTCGQQQPPFGEFRRSDSKPSLSKSDCLDSNDADSIKYTNCSPHKAYTGKLTDV; translated from the coding sequence ATGACAGTGGTGCCCGGAGAGAACCTGGATGAGACTGTGGCACTGGCCGCGCTGTCAGCCCAGGATGTGTACGACCCGGAGCGGGCGGAGAACCAGGACTGCTGCGAGCGGGTGGTCATCAACATCTCCGGGCTGCGCTTCGAGACGCAGCTGAAGACTCTGGCCCAGTTCCCCTCCACCCTGCTGGGGGACCCGCGCAAGAGGATGCGCTTCTTCGACCCGCTGAGGAACGAGTACTTCTTCGACAGGAACAGACCCAGCTTCGATGCCATCCTGTACTACTACCAGTCCGGGGGGAGGCTCCGGAGACCCGTCAACGTGCCAGTGGACATTTTCATGGAGGAGATTAAATTTTACGAACTGGGGGAGGAGGTGATCGAGAATTTCAAGGAGGATGAGGGGTTTATTAAGGAGGAAGAGCGCCCGCTGCCCGAGAACGAGTTCCAGCGGCAGGTCTGGCTCCTGTTCGAGTACCCGGAGAGCTCCGGACCCGCCAGGGGCATCGCCATCGTCTCCGTGCTGGTCATCCTCATCTCCATCGTGATCTTCTGTCTGGAGACTTTGCCGGAGTTCCGGGAGGAGGCCCGGGGGTTTGACGAGCAGCTGCAGGTGAACGGAACCGCGCGCGCAAAGAAGCCCAACCCGTTCACGGACCCGTTCTTCATCGTGGAGACGCTCTGCATCATCTGGTTCTCCTTCGAGCTGCTGGTCAGGTTCCTCGCGTGCCCGAGCAAGCCCGCGTTCTTCAAGAACATCATGAACACCATCGACATCGTGGCCATCATGCCCTACTTCATCACGCTGGGGCTGGAGCTGGCGGAGCACCAGGGGAACGGGCAGCAGGCCATGTCTCTGGCCATCCTCAGGGTCATCCGCCTGGTCCGGGTCTTCCGCATCTTCAAGCTCTCCAGGCACTCCAAGGGGCTCCAGATCCTGGGGAAGACCCTGCAGGCCAGCATGCGGGAGCTGGGgctcctcatcttcttcctcttcatcggGGTCATCCTCTTCTCCAGCGCCGTGTACTTCGCGGAGACAGACGACCCGGACTCCGGCTTCAGCAGCATCCCGGACGCCTTCTGGTGGGCGGTGGTGTCCATGACCACGGTGGGCTACGGGGACATGTGTCCGGTCACCATCGGGGGGAAGATCGTGGGCTCGCTGTGCGCCATCGCCGGCGTGCTGACCATCGCGCTGCCGGTGCCGGTCATCGTGTCCAACTTCAACTACTTCTACCACCGGGAGACGGAGCACGAGGAGCAGTTCCAGTACACGCACGTGACCTGcgggcagcagcagccgccgTTTGGGGAGTTCAGGAGGAGCGACAGCAAACCGTCCCTGTCCAAGTCCGACTGCCTGGACAGCAACGACGCGGACTCCATCAAGTACACCAACTGCAGCCCGCACAAAGCCTACACCGGGAAGCTCACCGACGTCTGA